The region CAGCCATTCTCATGTCCATATGAAATATACACTGCTTTCCTGGTTGGCCAACATCTTCAGTTATGCGAAATCTTTTCTGTTTAATCTCTCTAATTCTGGGGAACACATACTCCAAGCTGCTTGATGTCAAAAACCTGGACAATACTATTTTCTCCCCAACGAGTACAGATAGTTTATCAGCTTTATATGCATACTTAAAAAAGTGCACCTCCCTGCTTTGGACCCTAGAGGGCATCATCCGTATATTTACAGACATATCAAtaatagggctgaacaatatgagaaaataatctaattgcgattttttttccccaataatGGTACTGCGATTTGGTATGCAATTATTTATTAAGTTCcctattttatgtattttccaacaaacacatgcaataaatcattctacatTACAATCAACACAATATTGAACTAAGActgaacaatttttaaaaatatatctaattgTGCTGAAATTGGACATGAATTACTGTATTAAACTGTATGGACtctcatatttaatcagaaaaaaatcttacaaaaataaagacagtaggtttttttttgtagactattctaaaataATGGCACCTGAGTTGTTggatgatatgtaatgcataacatcttgGCTGCAAAAAAGGTTTTGAAccggtattttgacacaaatgtcatgttaaagaaatactgcaacttctgtgatttgaatattacagcaggccatattgtgatttaatctaatttgcaattaactgCCCAGTTCTAATCAATAACATATAAATCTGGAAACGAGGCGTAAGCCAGAGTAAACCCGTGTGCTTTTTTCACCATTAATTTCAGTACACAAATCTCTGGAGCAAGCTGTCTGGACATTTACTGTGATATTAATCCACGGTTATTGCTCACAGTTTGATTGATGATTAAAATTTGAATGTATGATAAGCTAAGGGGAACTTTATCACCGTTGTTTTTAATACCAGTAACCATTTCATCACTGGTGCTAAAATGTGTGCATTGAGATGCTGGAGTGGATAACCGCAACGACAATCACAACAAAGTGAGGTgggaaaaatgattaaataaataaataaacttgtGTTGATCATCTCTAAGCATTCTGAGTCCACTTAAAGGGCCACTAAAAATGAGCTAGGGGGCCTAACCTGGCCCCAACACCTCTAATTGAGTAGTCTGGCTGTTAAGTATTTTTCTGACATAGTCCTGTTGTCAAACACTGCCATGCTTTTGTGTTTACCTTGACTTCTCTGTGTTCTCTTGTTCACTCTGAGAACGGGATGCAGCTTCTTTCAGAGCTCTGATCCAGTTTGTCTCTGGCTCCTGAGCAGCAGTCGGACTCTCTTTGTTCACAGACACTAGATCACCAGGAGGAACGGGGGCAGCCGATCTTTCACACTCAGAAGCAGTAACAACAGGGTCTGCCACACTATTTTCCTGGGGCACTAACACCTCATTATGTGGTTTTTCTGCAAGAAGGGTCATGTCAGAATCATCCAGGCACTTTGAGGAAACTTCAGATGGAGCCTCAATCTTACTTGATGTATACCggtctttttctgtgttgtcAGAAGGATGATTTCTCCCCTCTGTGTTAGCATTGCTGCTCTGTGTCAGCTCACTTTCACTCACATTTGACTCTTTAACTGATCCACTactttcctcctccttctttgCTGCGTCattgtttattgcctttatccCACTTTGCTCCGTCCCCTGGCTGCTTGCTTTCTCTCTTTCCAAAGCCTCTTTATCCTCTTTTGTAATCTCCTCTACATCAGGGCCTTTTATGGCTGCTTCTGCTACTGTGCTTCTTTGTGTTGCTAAGCTTTGTAGCTCAAGATGTTCACACTTTGAATCCTGAATTTTACACTCTTTAGCTTCACTGCTCTGGTTTTGCTCAGCCGTatgatgtttttctgctgtttctggAGGCAGTTTTTGGTCTGCACTTGAAGGAACTTGTGCGTGAATGTCGCTGACCTTTGATAAAACAGGAGTTTGGAAAGGTGAAGTCTCATGTCTGTGAGATGAAGACTCAACAGATAGGGCAGTGTTCTTTGAGGTCTGACAGATGGATGAAAAAGTGCTTTTTTGCTGACCTTTACTGCTCAGATTGCTtgttgtagaaacagtctgctcATCATCAGTGCTTTTGGTCTCACCTAGTTGAGAACTTCCTAGCTCATTCTTCTCAGCAGCCCTTCCACTCACATTTAAATCACTGCCATGGTGAGACGGCACATAAACCCTGTCAAGCACTGCTGCGGTCTGCCCTTCCTCTCTTACACCTTTCCCTAAATCCATCACTTGCTtattgctgctgctgtcaacATCTGTCAAGTCATCCCTTCTCCCTGACTGACACAAACCCCCCACAAACCCTTCCTTTTCTACGTCTTCTTCCGCCAGTCTGACCTCACTATTAGTCCTTTCTGCATGCTGTAAACAGACATCTGACAACTCCTTTGTGGCCTGTTTAGATGCTggacactgctgctgctggggaAAACAGCTTGGATCTAGTCCaggctgtgactgagtctgatcGGGCTTTATCTTAGCTGTTTTAGTGTCTTCAGCTGACCCTGCAGGTCTGTCAGAGGATGAAGAAGACATCTCTATCTGGCATTTTGATGCTTTGCCACTCTTCCCATCTCCATCTTCCTTTATTGGTGATTCAgcgttttgtgttttatgtttatgtgGTGGCTGCAAGTCACCAGCATCCTCTACAGGCTCTTTATCTGCCTCATTACTCTGTTGTGTTATGCCTTTGTTTCCTGTTTGCATCTTGCTGCTGTCTTCTGTTTCCTTCCGATTATCCTTTTCAACTTGTTCCTCCTTCCTCTCAGACATCATAGAGGTCTGATAAtccatgttttgtttctctttgttctGTTTAATTCCATCGTTTGTACCAAGGCTGAGTGGGCAGCTGATGTTAATGAGCTCATGATTAATGGATGGTTCACAGATCGCAGGTTTGCCAATGGAGTCTGCACCAGAAGGCTGAATCAGAGGAGGTGCATTTTCCTCCTTTGAACATGAAACATTCACATGATTCACAGCAGATTTTGTAGCATCATTTCCATCCTCCATTTCCACACAAATCTCATCTTCTTTAACATTATCCAGTCTCTGTTTTCCGTCACTATCATCGTTAATTTCTCCAGAGACTTTGGTGCCATCACTGCTGGCAGCGCCACTCTCCGTCTGCTCAGAAGGAGCGATATCACCGTCTCTAATGAACTCCCAGTGACTCAACATGGGGCAAGGAGGCCGCGGCACAAAAGCAGGATTACTGGCACAGTGCTCGATGGCAGGAATTGACTTGTCAGAGGCTGCTATTGAAGCCGCTGATTCATCCGTTGTTTTAAATTCACCGGTTGGGTCTGTGGTGACAGGTCTAGAAGGAGGCGTTTGATCTGATTTTGTGGAGCTGAGTTTATCAGGCTTCGTTTGAAGAGAGGTCACAGTTTCAAGTTTTGAAGAAGGCTGCCCAACATGTAGCTCAATAGAAACGTCACATGTAGCATTTTCAGGCAGAAGCACAGACAACGAGGCAAGAGGGTGCTGCTTACCTTCATTTTCTTTAGCAGCATCACCAGTTAAAGATGACTCTACCTGAGACTTGTTCTGTAACTTATCTCCTCCTGTTCTCACCTCTATTCCCTTTGTCACTTTTGCATGTTCAACTGTTTGCCCATCAGCCTCAGAAATAGCATCTCCTGTTGCTTGTGAAAGGTCCAAGCATTCTTTATTATCAGCCTGGTTCTTCTTGTCAGGACATGAAATCTGTTCTGTGCCGGTTTCGGTCTCCAGAGTGTTCGTCTCCAACTTTTTGTCACCTGATTGATCCTTTTGAGCGTCCAAGTTGGCGTTGTTGCTCCATTTTGCTGGTTCATCCTTGGTAGGAGCTGCTTTTGATTGACAGTCTTGTGTCTTCAAGCTGAGGAATTCTGGGAAAGTGTAGCTGGCTTCAACGACAGGATGGTGCAAACTCTCGTGCACCATCACTGGAGGCAAAAAGGCATAatccatgttttttaaatctacaGAGGAGCTGCTCCCTTCCTTCACCGTGTCCTCAAAATGAACCCTGAGGTTGCGTCCTCTGCTGTCACATGCATGCACTCTGGGGCTGCCACTGTTGCTCTCTGTCTGAGAGTGAACTTCCCTTGCACCTtctgttttgctacttttcggTTCTACCTGTTGATTTTTGCTCGCTTGTTGCTCAGTCAAAGATGTCGAAGGCTGCGGTGAAGGAAAAACTTGGCTCTCTGTTTCTGTGGTGCTATCACGCCCTAAAGAAAGTGCTTCTTCCAGAccaaaatcctgtttttgtccatttatatcCCCTCTGTTTGAGTTGCTGGAGACTTGTTCAGGCTGAGTAGAGAGAGGTGAAATTGCTGCGACACACCGCTCTTGCCAGGAGCCAGAGAGACGGTCCCGTTCGGTGCAGATGCTTTCAGAGATGGTAGCAACCGGCTCCCTCCAGCTCTGTGATTTCAGCTGTGACTCGGCAACATTGGTGGGCGGACACAGCTCAGTCTCAGCTGATGACACCCCGCGAGCAGAGCCTCCTGGCTGGCTGAATGAACTGTACTCTTTATCCAAccctccttcctctccctctgctcctgcAGCAATGTGATCCTGACTATCACGAGGAGTAAGTAGCCCAAGGGGAGAGGTATTGATGCAAGCTTCTGAGCGGAGTGGCTCCTCTTCTGCTCGTGAGATTTCTGTGTCTGCACTGCGAATGAACGTCTCCTTCAGTCCCTTCATGTCACTCTCTGTCGAGTTTTGTGgcattttgctgctgcagctttcCTCACATGCAGCCTGTTTCTCTTTTGAGCATTTTTCTTGTGAACAGATTAACGAGAGGCTGTGCAGGGGTCCTTCTTTTTCTGGATCTGCCGGGCTGAGGCACTTTTCTATCCCTTCTACTCTCTCCACTGAATCACGCCTcacgctttctctctctccctcgcttTCTACCACTTCTGGCATCGTGGGTGTTGTCAGTGGCAACGCAGCAACCACCACTAAAGCCTCTTCAAGGGCACTCTGCACGCCGCTCTCTCCCACACAAGTTCTGCTGTGGGAGAGTGGGCTCTGACTCTCCTCTGAGGTAACTATAGCCTCATGTGTTTGTGTAACTGATCtcttatcagcagcagcaggattGATAACTGCAGTTTGGACATTTGTTGTGCATGTGCTTTGGTTATTGGTGACATCTCCGGTTGCATGCCGGCTAATGTCTGCACAGTGATGCGTGCCACATGGGGCGTCTGTATGCTTGTGGTTATCTGACTGATGAGCCCCCGGTGAAAAAGCCGGCATGGGCGCAGGAGAACAGGCCGAGTCGGTAACACAATCCTGCCTGCTATGAGAGGATGAAAGCGGAGGGCTGGAGCTGACTTTCCCCTCAGGACTCAGCTGTTGCTTGTAGTCGAATCCATTATCAGGCTGTTGCCCACAAATCACTGCTTCAGTGTCTGCTTGTGCCTGTAAATCACTTTCAGGCTGCATTTCTCTctgatctgacatttttttcttcttcctttgcttccttttctctttcttttttgcctttttgtcctGCTCGGCCTGCTGTGTattcattttgtctgtttttgacGCTCCATCCTCCTCCTGCACCTCTGCTAATGCATCTCTACCCTTTAAAAGACTACTTCTCTCTGATGAACCTTTAAGTGAATCAACTTCCTTCCAAGGTTCCTCTTTCTGAGCCTCATCGCTCTGActttctgtcttcctctctcttatctctctgtctttctccccTACCACTTTAAAACTATCATTTTCCTCTGCAGCTGCCTTTGAATCAacacatttctcttttaaatcagCCCTCCACTCAGAAAACGAGTCATCTTTTAGCGTCCCTTTAAATGCTGCTCTTTCTACTTGTGCATGCGTAGGTGTCTCCTtctgctcttctctctctgtttctttttccGTCTTAATCCCTGAACATGTATCTAGGCtctgtgttgcttttatttCCCTCTCAGTCCCAGCTGCCCCGTCACTACTCTCAGTTCCCAGAATATAATTCCTGAAACTAAACACAACTGTATCTGTGTGCCTGTTTGCTGCCTCACTGTTTCCGTTTGTGCTCTTGTTGCTACGTCCCGGCTGGACTACGACTGGAGGCAGCGACGATGACTCAGTGGACCTATTAACCATCACTTCTCCGGTTTTCTTCCCTTCAGCGTGAACTCTCTCAGACTTGGTGCTGGAGGCCTCTGTGGGATTAACTCTCCCCAGGGAGGCCATTTGCTCCTCACATTCCTGTAAGGCCTTTTGGAGTTCCTGGTCTAGGAGCACAGATGTGGGTGGGGTGAAGGGTCCGACATCCGGGTGGGGTGTGGCAGAGGGCCAAGGTGATGGCTGGACATCTGTGAGAACTGGGTCGCTGTCATGAGGCCTGAGATGAGGGCAGGGTGACAAAGTTAAGAGTCTGGACTTGCAGACAGACAGCTGGTCATTCCATGATGCCGCAGAGCGCTGACATTAGCAGAGCAGAGACCCATGCTTGCACACTGCATTCTGAGATATGCTCACACCACACACAACCTCGTCTTGAATACGCATTACCCtacaacagtggttctcaactggtctagcctcaggaccggACTACTCAATGACAAATCTTGAAGCaaatttttatacttttcaatgactcaaacttattgaatgaaaaacaaatgactAGACAAAGAGACAGGCAAAACAAACCAGTTTAAAAAGCGAGTTATCTAAGGAACAATAGGACGGTTTTTACTGTCATATTCTGGAAGACTAACCTGACAAACCAGATCGACTGTGTCAAATATCTCTGCATGGATGTATTGTGGTCCAGTTCTTATTAAACTTCCACTTTtctaccacagcagcagccagtgGATACACCAGCAAACCCCACCCATAATGATTACAAACCCATTGCCAGTGCTGaccgggagaagagcaaaaacatcttttccgtcatgaaaagctttcagtgttgttctcagctcttgCTTTAATAGAAAATGTGGTACAATTCTgacaaactgctgctgtggctatcTCCAAGCAAATCACTCCACTTGTAACTCACAATCTCATGCCAATGCTGGTCAGCAGAAGAGAAAatcttttagggttgtttttattctttatttcatgcagaaacatggtcaagttctggtaaaactgacaCTATACTACAGCTATATCCCAGCTCAACaccacactggaggcagccattgcaaacagcttcAAGTCCAACTAAtccccacccatagctaccaccccattctcctcaaatgatgctgattggtccaaacattTTTGGTTCTGCATAAACCTTGCTGATTGGCTTTtctagatggatttgcctgatgacagagatggagtctggcaaatccatctgctttacaagggtACCGGGAGGCAAGAACCTTATCTTGAGAGGATGTTGATGAAGCACATATATTTCATCGTACAGGTTATGCTTTTCGATGCTTCTGCATTACTGTATCCATTTCATTGTGCAATGTCTGccctgtttcctgcatgttgcATGTATGGCCAGATTTCATGTATGTCATCAGGAAAACCCATCTGGCAGCGATTGTGCCAGGTCAAAAAATGGACCtgaccagtcagcatcattttaggagaacaaggcagtaatTAAGGGTGAGGtctagttgtactgaaagccgatagcaatggctgctgctagtGTAGCGTTTAGCTCAGATGTTGCTATAGcatagtgtcagttttatcagaactgggctatgtttctttattaaagtaataacacagagccacactgaaagcttctcttagaagagaagatgtttttgcacatctcctgacAGGCAACAGCATGGGTTTTATCCACCaccaagctccactgttcataaactacggAAGCAATAGTCTGTAGAGCTCAGGTTAGTACTGGAGCTGCATTTTTCGACTACCTCATTGTCTtttggctctgattggcctgtcatgaatgtgataGATGGAATGTTTGCCAATCACCTGACACCTAAAAAACACTGTCTTCATGACAGTAGTACCACTACTGTAACACTAATACTGTGGCTATTATCAAATGACCCAAGATATATCATTACTGCCAATTCCTACGACCCACTGACAacagctttgtgacccacttttgggtcccctacccaccagttgagaaccaattCCCTTAAGGAAGTTTAGCCAACTGTTCAACTGTTCAAAGAATAATGCTGTTAATGATCATGCAGACAACTTGGCTATGTTAAGAAAGGAACAATGAAATAGCACCAAAGGCTGCCATTACTTTGATACTTTCATTGCAAGTGGAAAACTTATGGGGAGCCCACAAAGGTAAGCAAACACATGGTAAGGTTTATCTGCAATAACTATGTATTATTTTAATCTGAATACTCATCATTCTTATCAGTGCTAAAAATGCCTATCTTATTTCTAGTTGACTCCTTAAAATGAAGCCtctttcaaaatttaaagtcCTGCTCTTTTTAATGGaatctggcttttttctgtGTAGACAATATGAGAGGGTCTATTGAACTGAAGAATATTACTCATAATGTCAGACCTCATTGCCATGCCATGACCTGCACATGAGGAGAAGAGACTGCAACTTTCCACAGAACTTCTAAACCCAAAAATAACTTCAGatacttttcagcactgaaaGGAGGTAAATGTTTTCCAGGAATGCTACTGATCAGACAAAGATGAGCTGATAGATCCAGTCTGAAGAATGTTGTCTTAAATGTCATGTTGAACTGCAGctctttctctgtgttgtttcGCCTTGAATGCAGtccacatttttgttagaaaacaaacttaataagactgctgttctttgtcgaGGTGGCACGTGTTCACAGTGCatacagaaagtattcagatctccttcatttattttttcagctgctttatgttgcagcctgacaccacgatatttaaatattttttctctgattgATCTACTCTTAGtaacccatcatgacaaagtgaaaacagaatttttaaattttagcaaattcattaaaactgaaaaaaaaagaaacatgaaatatcacattagcataagtattcagaccgtttactcagtacttagttgaagcacctttggcagcaattacagcccccccagcatgatgctgccaccaccgtgcttcactgttgggatggtactgggaaggtgatgagcggtgcctggtttc is a window of Cheilinus undulatus linkage group 6, ASM1832078v1, whole genome shotgun sequence DNA encoding:
- the tacc2 gene encoding titin homolog isoform X11, with product MQFCRKVLCKPCSARVTSPEEDMEYKMGSCIGISHRQGNAQADDLTRTDDRAPLTKKSVSQQSLPSAPVLPEVPVITGVEESQGGAGDTSDREELEFPHDLLPSLDFGSEFNIWESSLGAQTDSGGRKCEQVNPLLDGLQHHSEARRPQLVLETRPHDSDPVLTDVQPSPWPSATPHPDVGPFTPPTSVLLDQELQKALQECEEQMASLGRVNPTEASSTKSERVHAEGKKTGEVMVNRSTESSSLPPVVVQPGRSNKSTNGNSEAANRHTDTVVFSFRNYILGTESSDGAAGTEREIKATQSLDTCSGIKTEKETEREEQKETPTHAQVERAAFKGTLKDDSFSEWRADLKEKCVDSKAAAEENDSFKVVGEKDREIRERKTESQSDEAQKEEPWKEVDSLKGSSERSSLLKGRDALAEVQEEDGASKTDKMNTQQAEQDKKAKKKEKRKQRKKKKMSDQREMQPESDLQAQADTEAVICGQQPDNGFDYKQQLSPEGKVSSSPPLSSSHSRQDCVTDSACSPAPMPAFSPGAHQSDNHKHTDAPCGTHHCADISRHATGDVTNNQSTCTTNVQTAVINPAAADKRSVTQTHEAIVTSEESQSPLSHSRTCVGESGVQSALEEALVVVAALPLTTPTMPEVVESEGERESVRRDSVERVEGIEKCLSPADPEKEGPLHSLSLICSQEKCSKEKQAACEESCSSKMPQNSTESDMKGLKETFIRSADTEISRAEEEPLRSEACINTSPLGLLTPRDSQDHIAAGAEGEEGGLDKEYSSFSQPGGSARGVSSAETELCPPTNVAESQLKSQSWREPVATISESICTERDRLSGSWQERCVAAISPLSTQPEQVSSNSNRGDINGQKQDFGLEEALSLGRDSTTETESQVFPSPQPSTSLTEQQASKNQQVEPKSSKTEGAREVHSQTESNSGSPRVHACDSRGRNLRVHFEDTVKEGSSSSVDLKNMDYAFLPPVMVHESLHHPVVEASYTFPEFLSLKTQDCQSKAAPTKDEPAKWSNNANLDAQKDQSGDKKLETNTLETETGTEQISCPDKKNQADNKECLDLSQATGDAISEADGQTVEHAKVTKGIEVRTGGDKLQNKSQVESSLTGDAAKENEGKQHPLASLSVLLPENATCDVSIELHVGQPSSKLETVTSLQTKPDKLSSTKSDQTPPSRPVTTDPTGEFKTTDESAASIAASDKSIPAIEHCASNPAFVPRPPCPMLSHWEFIRDGDIAPSEQTESGAASSDGTKVSGEINDDSDGKQRLDNVKEDEICVEMEDGNDATKSAVNHVNVSCSKEENAPPLIQPSGADSIGKPAICEPSINHELINISCPLSLGTNDGIKQNKEKQNMDYQTSMMSERKEEQVEKDNRKETEDSSKMQTGNKGITQQSNEADKEPVEDAGDLQPPHKHKTQNAESPIKEDGDGKSGKASKCQIEMSSSSSDRPAGSAEDTKTAKIKPDQTQSQPGLDPSCFPQQQQCPASKQATKELSDVCLQHAERTNSEVRLAEEDVEKEGFVGGLCQSGRRDDLTDVDSSSNKQVMDLGKGVREEGQTAAVLDRVYVPSHHGSDLNVSGRAAEKNELGSSQLGETKSTDDEQTVSTTSNLSSKGQQKSTFSSICQTSKNTALSVESSSHRHETSPFQTPVLSKVSDIHAQVPSSADQKLPPETAEKHHTAEQNQSSEAKECKIQDSKCEHLELQSLATQRSTVAEAAIKGPDVEEITKEDKEALEREKASSQGTEQSGIKAINNDAAKKEEESSGSVKESNVSESELTQSSNANTEGRNHPSDNTEKDRYTSSKIEAPSEVSSKCLDDSDMTLLAEKPHNEVLVPQENSVADPVVTASECERSAAPVPPGDLVSVNKESPTAAQEPETNWIRALKEAASRSQSEQENTEKSRRLPSLESPQQEFLTPTEEIDAPLKQPESPQLEEKTTTEISPLKKPVDLPEPLKKTTELLEPRQSTKVELQEETLKVTPPEQIKEPPKDLQEQNLSTKDTFLVETKAEELREPFEQEEPQEEFPQPIQSTKAELPDDTKTAEFSGPIESEDEPSEQTQSTNVDLQEEIEKELTEELKKEEEPQEELQEPRREQVASLETSQETFEPTKSTEESPEPTKYEEPEPTQTTAEHLEPELQEEPVVKPAEIPPEEPTYEVPAEEPTEFENVLYPAEEQLDSGPSLAEQAERGDRAPASPPPPTSESSFLPALPPHLQDTVEFPTPPPTPPERHNLETLPTPPASPTFPPPSPPPPPAPASPPLPSVHRCEDNLPTSAPCHPPLRSSDSDGAFETPESTTPVKAASPTEPQTSQLPSHDTAADDSVSSPAPDLTLADRPCKSPSIVFDEDRPIAASGTYNIELLTSEFSSHSLTRSQSLQGGELDSVDLTEGSTAGGFRPHSESFSVGSESAPGTLHRPKKVRPGSLKKKPFLRQNSNPESPRPASSSSTPESNRRAKPRTSSPLQAQEEAEEGSATPSPGGTLRKTRKSRVVTPPPLPEETSHITSALPLCKEETPISGSPPNTEESPIPPASSYQWDPDNFENINPFKTGGSKIANSPVLGRKDFVPAPVSNLPESPPFSAVEPSPPAPPKEPITNPEEQPILPKRQPVRLEFDYSEESSEASHQASPPPKKVGKKPGAKMPLRKPKLGLKKAPPAQTEQLDNNPPESQNGNEEIPIHNSSYSFETDKWDDPNFNPFTSKKGIGNSPKLPRPSYNFDPNNFDDSIDPFKSSNKMGNSPPKASASFELSSNDFDNENENDNIAELEDQNQNKPAKKKKTPIKSNTFRVKRSPKKSPLSEVCQDPPPTDESSSLHMQDDHATDEEKLASSTGHKWNLHDMEADLNSDQQDFPQPSDLTSFVNESSLPHEAPAQDYEIEYMEKIGSSSPPLSVKKPSLYLKLDSVSDNLTKNSHEHGSDTGSPCTGSFEEMEAQISAGMKTPVLSPRPGPEGSAGDKGRKRESEVLSRTQSTERDEESRLKKPSTRRWNINGSPLLKHRDLTSPTESGVSKNSLYARTTNSSYIEGESPHLPKELDHSLEIAREEIVSKEKEVLEWQRKYEDSRQEVVEMRRIVAEYEKTIAQMIGMPEDDQKEKSLSHHTIQQLIMEKDQALADLNSVEKSLADLFRRYEKMKDVLEGYRKNEEVLKKCAQEYLSRVRKEEQRYQALKIHAEEKLDKANSEIAQVRAKAKQEQAAYQASLRKEQMKVDSLERTLEQKNKEIEELTKICDELIAKMGKS